The Theileria annulata chromosome 3, complete sequence, *** SEQUENCING IN PROGRESS *** genome has a segment encoding these proteins:
- a CDS encoding serine/threonine-protein kinase, putative: MSDIEDPLYEYKLQQKENYEEHNFTKVGIQVQDDVYTTLEPSERNSFGNFFSILYSSIKNKMTTLSDFLVLNYSTLTPAEAASSTAFFVKLENFNENLCNGISQGILSIADENLNNKILVTAVLNNNILKLLKGNEEYMKINIMKIIPPIIIIPNSNECFKIHSDDNELILCSFNEYSRNSWWLQITKQILCNNKNEIRNEIYGESTIEEQAKVYIIDIEHLMNKNDKKGINIHIDGNESQLPQRFLITNDPKISLLSEKPKESDKTLGIRKYKYEDFDFERNIGTGNFSNVWYVTLKSNPTISYAIKIYNISNVCNKNYENFVKQERNSLICLNTPGHKNVIQLIDTFKDNTNLYLIYEYGIELWDLIKFSGSIIDEFACWLIHQIIDGLEYIHSKNIIHRDLKCENIIISQNNLKIIDFATSKFSNTNINTTTEVTGTNGTGTKDTEDTTVVPSTVTEENTNEDDAVTNSKESNTNTTTNNIRDRRSRRIRRYENYIGTPNFMDPKTISNIDNGYKRDIWSLGCIIYQIIVGRPPFNGSTEYFIIDRVKKFDIIFPEINPQAKDLILLLLNEDININFNEIRNHPFLKIPQYNCINYWKPLREICYKIGNLILKLQNKEIDENNFNNKFNTYIHQLNNINIENINNTDNVDGDMENMENKDMNKNILNRIINLMYWFVEQTNNEIIKEINEANKYLS, translated from the exons atGTCTGATATAGAAGATCcattatatgaatataaattacaacaaaaagaaaattatgaagaacataattttaca aagGTTGGAATACAAGTACAAGATGATGTTTATACTACATTAGAACCATCTGAAAg gAATTCATTTGGAAActttttttcaatattatattcatcaattaaaaataaaatgacAACATTATc tgATTTTTTGGTACTTAATTATTCAACACTTACACCAGCTGAAGCAGCTTCTTCTACAGCATTTTTTG tgaaattagaaaattttaatgaaaatttatgtAATGGAATATCACAAGGAATCTTATCAATTGCTGATGaa aatttaaataataaaatattagtaacagctgttttaaataataatatattaaaattattaaa aggaaatgaagaatatatgaagattaatataatgaaaataataccaccaataataataataccaaattcaaatgaatgttttaaaatacattcagatgataatgaattaatactttg ttcatttaatgaatattcAAGAAATTCATGGTGGTTACAAATAacaaaacaaatattatgtaataataaaaatgaaatacgtaatgaaatttatgGTGAATCAACAATAGAAGAACAAGctaaagtatatataata gaTATTGAacatttaatgaataaaaatgataaaaaaggaattaatatacatattgATGGAAATGAATCACAATTACCACAAA gatttttaataactaatgatccaaaaatttcattattaagTGAAAAACCAAAAGAATCTGATAAAACATTAGGAATACGTAAA tataaatatgaaGATTTTGATTTTGAAAGGAATATTGGTACGGGTAATTTTTCTAATGTTTGGTATGTTactttaaaatcaaatccTACAATATCATATGCtatcaaaatttataatatc tcTAATGTTTGTAATAagaattatgaaaattttgttaaacAAGAACgtaattcattaatatgtttaaaTACACCAGGAcataaaaatgttattcaattaattgatacatttaaagataatacaaatttatatctaatatatgaatatggaat tgAATTATGggatttaataaaattttctgGTTCAATAATTGATGAATTTGCTTGTTGGTTAATACATCAAATTATTGATGGACTTGAATATATACattctaaaaatattatacatcGTGATCTTAAAtgtgaaaatataataatttcacaaaataatttaaaaattattgattttgCTACTTCCAAATTTTCTAACACCAATATCAATACTACTACTGAGGTTACTGGTACTAATGGTACTGGTACAAAGGATACTGAGGATACTACAGTTGtaccaagcaccgtaacggaggaAAATACTAATGAAGATGATGCTGTAACTAATTCTAAGGAGtctaatactaatactactactaataatattaggGATAGAAGAAGTAGGAGGATTAGAAGATATGAGAATTATATTGGTACACCGAATTTTATGGATCCAAAAACAATAAGTAATATAGATAATGGATATAAACGTGATATATGGAGTTTAGgttgtataatatatcaaattataGTAGGAAGACCACCATTTAATGGTTCAAcagaatattttataattgatCGTGTTAagaaatttgatataatatTTCCAGAAATAAATCCACAAGCTaaagatttaatattattattattaaatgaagatattaatataaattttaatgaaataagAAATCatccatttttaaaaataccacaatataattgtattaattattgGAAACCATTACGTGaaatttgttataaaattggtaatctaattttaaaattacaaaataaagaaattgatgaaaataatttcaataataaatttaatacatatattcatcaattaaataatattaatatagaaaatattaataatactgATAATGTGGATGGAGATATGGAAAATATGGAAAATAAGGATATGAATAAGAATATATTgaatagaataataaatttaatgtattGGTTTGTTGAACAAacaaataatgaaataattaaagaaataaatgaagcaaataaatatttatcttGA